DNA from Paratractidigestivibacter faecalis:
CCGCGCTACCACGCCCGCGAGGTTGCCGCCCGCATGGCGGCCGAGCGCGGCTGCGCCCTGGTGCTGGGAAGCGCCACGCCCTCCCTGGAGAGCCTGGCCCGCTGCCGTGCCGGCCACTTCCTGGGCCGCCCCTGGACGCGCGTGAGCATGCCGGAGCGGCCGGCGGGCGCCGTCCTTCCCAAGGTGACCATCGTGGACATGGCCGAGCAGTTCCGCGGCGGCGGCCGCGGGGTCTTCTCGGCTCCCCTGGCCCACGCGCTCGAGGGCGTCTGCGAGCGTCGCGAGAAGGCCGTGCTGCTCCTCAACCGCCGCGGGTTTGCCAACTTCCTCATGTGCCGCGAGTGCGGGTGCGTGCCGGAGTGCCCGCACTGCAGCTGCGCCCTCACCTACCACGAGCGCACCCATTCGCTCATGTGCCACACCTGTGGTCGCGCCTGGCCGGTGCGCGCCTACCCGGACCCGTCCACCTGCTGCCCCAACTGCGGCAGCCGCTACATGGGCGCCTACGGCGTGGGCACCCAGCGTGTGGAGGACGAGCTTCACGCGCTTCTGCCCGAGGGCGTGGAGGTCATCCGCATGGACGCGGACACCACGCGCACCAAGGGCGCCCACCAGCGGCTCCTCGAGCAGTTTGACGCTGCGGAGTGCGCGGTGCTCGTGGGCACGCAGATGATCGCCAAGGGCCTGGACTTCCCGGAGGTCACCCTGGTGGGCGTCATCAACGCCGACACCATGCTCAAGCTGCCGGACTTCCGTGCGGCCGAGCGCACCTACGACCTGCTCGAGCAGGTGGCGGGCCGCGCCGGCAGGGGAGGGCGCCCTGGCGAGGTCGTGGTCCAGACCTACTGGGCCACCCACCCCGCCATGCAGGCCGTCCTTCTCCACGACCGCTCGGTGTTTCTTGCCGCGGAGCTGGAGGAGCGCGAGGACGCCGGCTACCCGCCGTTCTCGCGCCTGGGAAACGTCACCCTGTGGGGCCGCGACGAGCACGCCGTGCGCCAGGCCGCCGACGGCATGGCCGCCGCCCTGCGCGAGCAGGTGGGGGCCCGTGCGGGTTGGGAGGTCCTGGGGCCCACCGACTGCGTGAAGGCCCGCGTCAAGGACCAGGTGCGCCGCCACGTCATGGTCAAGGCCCCGTCCGAGGCCGCGCTGGGAGCCGTGTTGTCCTCGTGTGCGGCCTCCCTCGGGCGCCTCCAGGGCATTAACATGGCACTAGACGTAGACGCGTACGACATGATGTAGGAATGATACGAAGGGACAGTCCCTTCGTATCAAAGGACAGTCCCTTTTTCTCATTGGGCCGCCGCGGGGCGGTCCTGCGCCGGAACAAGAAGGAGGACCCCATGGGCCTTTTGGACAAGATCGTGCTCTGCCCCGACGAGCGCCTGTTCACCGAGTGCGCCCCCATCGAGAAGATCGACGACGAGGTGCGCACCCTGGCGCAGGACATGCTCGACGTCATGTACGAGGCCGACGGCTGTGGGCTGGCCGGCCCCCAGGTGGGCGAGATGCGCCAGATCGTGGTCATCGACGTGGACTACAGCGGCCACTCCAAGCGCAACCCCTATGTGCTCATCAACCCCAAGGTCATCAAGGCAGACGGTGACCCGCGCGACTTCCAGGAGGGGTGCCTGTCCTTCCCGGGCATCAGCGTCAACGTCACGCGCCCGAGCCACGTCATCGTCCAGGCCAGGAACCTCGACGGCGACCTCATGCAGTACGAGGCCGAGGGCAACCTCATGGCCGTCTGCCTGCAGCACGAGATCGACCACCTGCACGGCGTGACCATGGTGGACCACCTCACGCCCAGCGAGCGCACGCGCGCCCTGCGCGACTTCGAGGACGCCCTGGCCGCCGGCGCCCGCCCGGGTGAGACCGAGGTGGAGGACTAGCCGGTCGACAAGGGGACAGCCCCTTTGCCAACTTCTGAGGACCAACCGGGCCGCGCCCGGGGAGGGGAGAGGCGCATGCGCGTCGTTTTCATGGGCACGCCGGACTTTGCCGTGGCGTCCCTTTCTGCCGTGGCCGCCGTCCACGAGGTGGCGCTCGTCGTCACGCGCCCGGACGCCGTCCGTGGCCGCGGAAGCGAGCTTCTGCCCTCGCCGGTGAAGGCCCGCGCCCTCGAGCTGGGCATTCCTGTGCTCGAGACCAAGCGCATGACTCCGGAGGCCATCGAGGCCGTGCGCCAGGCGGCCCCCGACGTCATCTGCGTGGTGGCCTTTGGCTGCATCCTGCCCGACGAGGTGCTCGAGGTGGCCCCGCTGGGCGCCGTCAACGTCCACGCCTCGCTGCTGCCGCGCTGGCGCGGCGCCGCCCCCATCCAGCGCTCCATCCTGGAGGGGGACGAGCGCACGGGCGTCTCCATCATGCGTGTGGCCCACGAGCTTGACGCTGGCGCCTGGTGCCGCCAGGCCAGCGTCCAGATTGGCGAGAAGGACGCGGCCACGCTCACGGCCGAGCTCGCGCAGCTGGGCGCCGAGGAGCTGGTGGATGCCCTGCCGGAGCTCGCGGCCCACGAGGAG
Protein-coding regions in this window:
- the priA gene encoding replication restart helicase PriA; its protein translation is MSYASVALDIPTRAIDTAYDYLVPDGLAATATVGATVLVPFSGRDVVGYVMDVHEEPPAGVAPGRVRPVTQVLAEPAFDAAAARVARWMAAEYACPLCEAVRPFLAPGQKVRVTRASADAPWQLVSEKAGPVDERWVGLAPAANDYAPGQRASRQRAVLEALREGPQRVAELSATIPGAASAVTALAKRGVVEVFSRRSVRGSEATSLSSAAAPRPERLTAGQVEALAAIDAAREEAAGGVVLVDGVTGSGKTEVYLDAIEHALSAGRGAIVLVPEISLTAQTVGRFRSRFGEDVAVLHSRLSTGERFDQWDLVRRGLAHVVVGARSALFAPLADPGLIIIDEEHEASYKQDSSPRYHAREVAARMAAERGCALVLGSATPSLESLARCRAGHFLGRPWTRVSMPERPAGAVLPKVTIVDMAEQFRGGGRGVFSAPLAHALEGVCERREKAVLLLNRRGFANFLMCRECGCVPECPHCSCALTYHERTHSLMCHTCGRAWPVRAYPDPSTCCPNCGSRYMGAYGVGTQRVEDELHALLPEGVEVIRMDADTTRTKGAHQRLLEQFDAAECAVLVGTQMIAKGLDFPEVTLVGVINADTMLKLPDFRAAERTYDLLEQVAGRAGRGGRPGEVVVQTYWATHPAMQAVLLHDRSVFLAAELEEREDAGYPPFSRLGNVTLWGRDEHAVRQAADGMAAALREQVGARAGWEVLGPTDCVKARVKDQVRRHVMVKAPSEAALGAVLSSCAASLGRLQGINMALDVDAYDMM
- the def gene encoding peptide deformylase, translated to MGLLDKIVLCPDERLFTECAPIEKIDDEVRTLAQDMLDVMYEADGCGLAGPQVGEMRQIVVIDVDYSGHSKRNPYVLINPKVIKADGDPRDFQEGCLSFPGISVNVTRPSHVIVQARNLDGDLMQYEAEGNLMAVCLQHEIDHLHGVTMVDHLTPSERTRALRDFEDALAAGARPGETEVED
- the fmt gene encoding methionyl-tRNA formyltransferase encodes the protein MRVVFMGTPDFAVASLSAVAAVHEVALVVTRPDAVRGRGSELLPSPVKARALELGIPVLETKRMTPEAIEAVRQAAPDVICVVAFGCILPDEVLEVAPLGAVNVHASLLPRWRGAAPIQRSILEGDERTGVSIMRVAHELDAGAWCRQASVQIGEKDAATLTAELAQLGAEELVDALPELAAHEETWHEQDESQVSFAAKIKKAEMRLDPADPASANARRVQAAGDTAPARTAVAGRGVRVMAARVSADLLAPRGGVVVEHGRVGLGCSNGTLELLRVKPDGKREMEASAWAAGLRGELSWERI